From the Lysobacter sp. FW306-1B-D06B genome, one window contains:
- a CDS encoding phosphoglycolate phosphatase, translating into MAVVEAVKFPKAVLFDLDGTLLDSAPDMVAAIDAMRARRNQPPMALTELRPHVSKGGRAMVAAAFPEVPEDERQHWLPEFLDSYEQALGRHSVLFDGVDAMLAALEQSGCIWGIVTNKPEYLARQVIPVLGWETRCAVLIGGDTLSERKPHPLPLLVAAERIGVAPEDCVYVGDDERDIVAARAAGMPSVVALWGYRLDGDDPSAWQGDVMIETPSELLRPDAWPVTR; encoded by the coding sequence ATGGCGGTGGTGGAGGCGGTGAAGTTTCCCAAGGCGGTGCTGTTCGACCTGGACGGCACGCTGCTGGACAGCGCGCCGGACATGGTCGCGGCGATCGACGCGATGCGCGCGCGCCGCAACCAGCCGCCGATGGCGCTGACCGAGCTGCGCCCGCACGTGTCCAAGGGCGGGCGCGCGATGGTCGCGGCGGCCTTCCCCGAGGTTCCGGAGGATGAGCGTCAGCACTGGCTTCCCGAATTCCTGGACAGCTACGAGCAGGCGCTGGGACGTCATAGCGTTCTGTTCGACGGCGTCGACGCGATGCTCGCGGCCCTGGAACAGTCCGGTTGCATCTGGGGCATCGTCACCAACAAGCCCGAATACCTCGCGCGCCAGGTCATCCCCGTGCTGGGCTGGGAAACGCGCTGCGCGGTGCTGATCGGCGGCGACACGCTCAGCGAGCGCAAGCCGCATCCGTTGCCGCTGCTCGTCGCGGCCGAACGCATCGGCGTGGCGCCGGAAGACTGCGTGTATGTCGGCGACGATGAGCGCGATATCGTCGCCGCGCGCGCCGCCGGGATGCCGTCCGTGGTCGCGCTGTGGGGCTATCGCCTCGACGGGGACGATCCGAGCGCCTGGCAGGGCGACGTGATGATCGAAACGCCTTCGGAGCTGCTGCGTCCCGACGCCTGGCCGGTCACCCGATGA
- a CDS encoding diguanylate cyclase: protein MRRWWQAALAGFGMLVATSASAQLFDMSRLDGDPVPAQVVSGGHQSEFARVEGQAIHETSSRPRWWRLTARQSVSPAESPNLVLRFPYLNHVEVWRPGEVLPVRRGLVGSDADPDFSTRALVIPLPQGLATGESIYLRVQALTPSPMAVDVEPLTVVHRQDLRHVALRTFVLGTLVVLALLAVGFWVGIGERSYAYLFLTLASQALYLACVGGEVRALPWLADLVGADPRVGRMFGLLGVLASNSFVALYLNLPERHPRFMRVLHGCNAVLLVLLLANLGSAAGWLGWLANAVFLVSAVTTFVASIAGAWSRQREAYFMVLSWAPMIALVMLRMGELLGGWRNPEWMEYAFPIGLAMGGLVLTIGLTDHMHQMRRDRDHASRLATYDVLTGALTRSAINERLEALADAAHRGRRPLSVVFFDIDFFKRINDAHGHRVGDQTLRIVALRTRNRLRTYDLFGRYGGDEVLVVLPDTQLREALCVAENLRAAVNCRPLSIDNRLFSTTLSLGVAELHHGESVEKLLERADAALYASKAAGRDRVTGYTASRLRTTAATPVANTANAHDTSTVM from the coding sequence TTGCGTCGGTGGTGGCAGGCTGCTTTGGCCGGGTTCGGCATGCTCGTGGCGACGTCCGCGTCGGCGCAGCTGTTCGACATGTCCCGGCTCGACGGCGATCCTGTGCCGGCCCAGGTCGTCTCCGGCGGGCACCAGAGCGAATTCGCCCGCGTCGAAGGCCAGGCCATCCACGAGACCAGCAGCCGTCCGCGCTGGTGGCGGCTGACCGCACGCCAGTCTGTGTCGCCGGCCGAATCGCCGAACCTGGTCCTGCGCTTCCCCTATCTCAACCACGTCGAAGTCTGGCGGCCCGGCGAAGTCCTGCCGGTGCGCCGCGGCCTGGTCGGCAGCGACGCCGATCCCGACTTCTCGACCCGCGCATTGGTGATCCCGCTGCCGCAGGGGCTGGCCACCGGCGAATCGATCTACCTGCGCGTGCAGGCCCTGACCCCGTCGCCGATGGCGGTGGACGTGGAGCCGCTGACGGTGGTGCATCGCCAGGACCTGCGGCACGTCGCCCTGCGCACGTTCGTGCTGGGGACGCTGGTCGTCCTGGCGCTGCTGGCCGTGGGCTTCTGGGTGGGAATCGGCGAACGCAGCTATGCGTATCTGTTCCTGACGCTGGCGTCGCAGGCGCTGTACCTGGCCTGTGTCGGCGGCGAGGTGCGCGCGCTGCCGTGGCTGGCCGACCTGGTCGGCGCGGATCCGCGCGTGGGCCGCATGTTCGGTCTGCTCGGCGTGCTGGCGAGCAACAGCTTCGTCGCGCTCTACCTCAACCTCCCGGAACGCCATCCACGTTTCATGCGCGTGCTGCACGGCTGCAACGCGGTGCTGCTGGTGCTGCTGCTGGCCAACCTGGGCAGCGCGGCGGGTTGGCTGGGGTGGCTGGCGAATGCGGTCTTCCTGGTGTCGGCGGTGACGACCTTCGTCGCCAGCATCGCCGGCGCGTGGAGCCGGCAGCGCGAGGCGTATTTCATGGTGCTGTCGTGGGCGCCGATGATCGCGCTCGTCATGCTGCGCATGGGCGAACTGCTTGGCGGTTGGCGCAATCCGGAGTGGATGGAGTACGCGTTCCCGATCGGCCTGGCGATGGGCGGCCTGGTGCTGACCATCGGCCTGACCGACCACATGCACCAGATGCGCCGCGATCGCGACCACGCCAGCCGACTGGCGACCTACGACGTGCTCACCGGCGCGCTCACGCGTTCGGCGATCAACGAGCGCCTGGAGGCGCTTGCCGACGCCGCGCATCGCGGGCGGCGTCCGCTGTCGGTGGTGTTCTTCGACATCGATTTCTTCAAGCGGATCAACGATGCGCACGGTCACCGCGTCGGCGATCAGACGCTGCGCATTGTCGCGCTGCGCACGCGCAACCGCTTGCGTACCTACGACCTGTTCGGGCGTTACGGCGGCGACGAAGTCCTGGTGGTGCTGCCCGACACGCAGTTGCGCGAGGCGCTGTGCGTGGCCGAGAACCTGCGCGCGGCGGTGAACTGCCGGCCACTGTCGATCGACAACCGTTTGTTCAGCACGACTTTGAGTCTGGGCGTCGCCGAGCTGCACCACGGCGAAAGCGTGGAAAAGCTGCTCGAACGCGCCGATGCCGCGCTGTATGCCAGCAAGGCCGCCGGCCGCGACCGCGTCACCGGCTACACGGCCTCGCGCCTGCGCACCACGGCGGCGACGCCGGTGGCGAACACGGCCAATGCGCATGACACCAGTACGGTGATGTGA
- a CDS encoding TRZ/ATZ family hydrolase, with the protein MTHDRIPEACDLLIEAGWVVPVVPRGVVLEDHAVAVRDGAIVALLPIREARTRFTAKETVSRPDAALIPGLVNAHTHNPMTLLRGVADDLPLMEWLQGHIWPVEGAVMGPEFIEDGITLAIAEMLRGGTTCANENYFFPDVQAAVYKQHGFRARVGLPVIDFPTAWAKTSEEYFERAGEVHDQWRDDPLVATAFAPHAPYTVSDENFERIRMLSDQLDIPVHLHTHETAHEVVESHEKLGQRPLARLDRLGLVNDRLIAVHMTQLTDAEIALCAQRGVSVVHCPESNLKLASGFCPVGKLVKAGVNVAIGTDGCASNNDLDMFGETRTAALLAKAVAEDASAFDAATALHAATLGGARALGFESSIGSIEPGKQADLVCVDLGQLETQPLHHVVSQLIYATGRHQVSDVWIAGRAKLRERMLVDMDAAALVANARQWRERVAAIRLT; encoded by the coding sequence ATGACCCACGACCGCATCCCCGAAGCCTGCGACCTGTTGATCGAAGCCGGATGGGTGGTGCCCGTGGTGCCGCGCGGCGTGGTCCTGGAGGATCACGCCGTCGCCGTGCGCGACGGCGCGATCGTCGCGCTGCTGCCGATCCGCGAGGCGCGTACGCGCTTCACCGCGAAGGAAACCGTCTCGCGTCCCGACGCCGCGCTGATCCCCGGCCTGGTCAATGCGCACACGCACAACCCGATGACGCTGCTGCGCGGCGTCGCCGACGACCTGCCGCTGATGGAGTGGCTGCAGGGCCACATCTGGCCGGTCGAAGGCGCGGTGATGGGCCCGGAGTTCATCGAGGACGGCATCACCCTGGCGATCGCCGAGATGCTCCGCGGCGGCACCACATGCGCCAACGAGAACTACTTCTTCCCCGACGTGCAGGCCGCCGTCTACAAGCAGCACGGCTTCCGCGCGCGCGTCGGCCTGCCGGTGATCGACTTCCCGACCGCGTGGGCGAAGACGAGCGAGGAATACTTCGAGCGCGCCGGCGAAGTGCACGACCAGTGGCGCGACGATCCGCTGGTGGCGACCGCCTTCGCGCCGCATGCGCCGTACACCGTGTCGGACGAGAATTTCGAGCGCATCCGCATGCTCTCGGACCAGCTCGACATCCCGGTGCACCTGCACACGCACGAGACCGCGCACGAAGTGGTCGAGTCGCACGAGAAGCTCGGCCAGCGGCCGCTTGCGCGTCTGGACCGCCTGGGCCTGGTGAACGATCGCCTGATCGCCGTGCACATGACCCAGCTCACCGACGCGGAGATCGCGTTGTGCGCGCAGCGCGGCGTGAGCGTGGTGCATTGCCCGGAATCCAACCTCAAGCTCGCCTCGGGCTTCTGCCCCGTCGGCAAGCTGGTGAAGGCCGGCGTGAACGTCGCCATCGGCACCGACGGCTGCGCCAGCAACAACGACCTGGACATGTTCGGCGAGACGCGCACCGCAGCGCTGCTGGCCAAGGCCGTGGCGGAGGACGCCTCCGCGTTCGACGCCGCCACCGCGCTGCACGCCGCCACGCTCGGCGGCGCGCGCGCGCTGGGCTTCGAGTCGAGCATCGGTTCGATCGAGCCGGGCAAGCAGGCCGACCTGGTCTGCGTCGACCTGGGCCAGTTGGAAACGCAGCCGCTGCACCATGTCGTCTCGCAGCTGATCTACGCCACGGGCCGCCACCAGGTCAGCGATGTATGGATCGCCGGCCGCGCGAAGCTGCGCGAGCGCATGCTCGTCGACATGGACGCGGCCGCGCTCGTCGCCAACGCGCGGCAGTGGCGCGAGCGGGTCGCGGCGATCCGGCTGACCTGA
- a CDS encoding M23 family metallopeptidase produces MAASGASVDTRVVFPASVQQGALVFGKVPADASVRYGTRTLRPTNYGTVVFGIGRDEAGPVSVDVTTSDGRTQSARIAVTPRDWPIENVRGVPPKTVEPPPEIAARIEREQAQVIAARNRDDDRADFAQPFVWPVKGRISGRFGNQRVYNGVPKSPHSGMDIAAPTGTPVLAPAAGVVTFVGPDLYLTGGTLLLDHGHGVSSNFLHLSRIDVKVGDRVTQGQVIGAVGATGRATGPHLHWGMNWFDVRVDPLLVLERTK; encoded by the coding sequence ATGGCCGCGAGCGGTGCCAGCGTGGATACGCGCGTGGTCTTTCCCGCTTCGGTGCAGCAGGGCGCGCTGGTGTTCGGCAAAGTGCCGGCGGATGCGAGCGTGCGTTACGGAACGCGCACGCTGCGGCCGACGAACTACGGCACGGTCGTGTTCGGCATCGGACGGGACGAAGCGGGACCGGTGAGCGTGGACGTCACCACCTCCGACGGGCGAACGCAGTCGGCACGCATCGCCGTGACGCCGCGCGACTGGCCGATCGAGAATGTGCGCGGCGTACCGCCCAAGACGGTCGAGCCGCCGCCGGAGATCGCCGCCCGCATCGAACGCGAACAGGCGCAGGTCATCGCCGCGCGTAACCGGGACGACGATCGCGCGGACTTCGCGCAGCCCTTCGTCTGGCCGGTAAAGGGCCGCATCAGCGGCCGCTTCGGCAACCAGCGCGTCTACAACGGCGTGCCGAAGTCACCGCATTCGGGGATGGACATCGCCGCGCCGACGGGCACGCCGGTGCTGGCGCCGGCTGCGGGCGTGGTGACGTTCGTCGGGCCCGACCTCTACCTCACCGGCGGCACGCTGCTGCTCGACCACGGGCACGGCGTGAGCTCGAATTTTCTGCACCTGTCGCGCATCGACGTGAAGGTGGGCGATCGTGTGACGCAGGGGCAGGTGATCGGCGCCGTTGGCGCGACGGGCCGCGCGACGGGGCCGCATCTGCATTGGGGGATGAACTGGTTCGATGTGCGCGTGGATCCGTTGCTGGTGCTGGAGCGGACGAAGTAA
- the dksA gene encoding RNA polymerase-binding protein DksA, which yields MAVKKTAKKAAKAIKKTVKPAAKKAASSKPAAKKTAAKKPAAKKVVSKKPEAKKAAPAKKAAPVKKPVAKKAAATKKAPAKAAAAKKPVVAKKAAPASKPVAKQAPAPVKKAAPVKTTPVKAVSPKEGKPTAAKPESKPVVKKPAAVSAPATPAAQPVASKPEVAKNPVTQPVSNKAPAPKAAAASTPATKTAPRPAGKVAVAVVAKPQAPAPKGKVKVVPYSTDEATGRPIVPKGYKPAVDEEYMNPLQLEYFRQRLLHWRADLVEESKQTIENLKDEVRDVGDEAERATRETENSLELRTRDRYRKLISKIDSTLKRVDSGDYGYCVDTGEEIGLERLEARLTAERTIDAQERWEHLQKQMGD from the coding sequence GTGGCAGTGAAAAAAACCGCGAAGAAGGCCGCCAAGGCCATCAAGAAGACCGTCAAGCCGGCCGCCAAGAAGGCCGCGTCCAGCAAACCCGCAGCAAAGAAGACCGCGGCGAAGAAGCCGGCCGCCAAGAAGGTGGTCAGCAAGAAGCCCGAAGCCAAGAAGGCGGCCCCAGCCAAAAAGGCGGCACCGGTGAAGAAGCCGGTCGCCAAGAAGGCGGCTGCCACCAAGAAGGCGCCGGCCAAGGCCGCCGCTGCCAAGAAGCCGGTGGTCGCCAAGAAGGCGGCCCCCGCGAGCAAGCCGGTCGCCAAGCAGGCTCCGGCGCCCGTAAAGAAGGCCGCCCCGGTGAAGACCACGCCGGTGAAGGCCGTTTCCCCCAAGGAAGGCAAGCCCACGGCCGCAAAGCCGGAGAGCAAGCCTGTCGTCAAGAAACCCGCAGCCGTATCGGCCCCCGCCACCCCGGCGGCGCAACCGGTCGCCAGCAAGCCAGAAGTTGCCAAGAATCCAGTGACACAGCCCGTATCCAACAAGGCGCCTGCACCCAAGGCGGCGGCCGCCAGCACCCCCGCGACCAAGACCGCTCCGCGCCCGGCCGGCAAGGTGGCCGTGGCCGTCGTCGCCAAGCCGCAGGCCCCCGCGCCGAAAGGCAAGGTCAAAGTCGTGCCGTACTCCACCGATGAAGCCACTGGGCGCCCCATCGTTCCGAAGGGCTACAAGCCCGCGGTCGATGAGGAATACATGAACCCGCTCCAGCTCGAGTACTTCCGCCAGCGCCTGCTTCACTGGCGCGCGGATCTGGTCGAGGAATCCAAGCAGACGATCGAGAACCTCAAGGACGAAGTCCGCGACGTCGGCGACGAGGCCGAGCGCGCCACCCGCGAGACCGAAAACTCGCTGGAGCTGCGCACCCGCGACCGCTACCGCAAGCTGATCAGCAAGATCGACAGCACGCTCAAGCGCGTGGATTCGGGCGACTACGGCTACTGCGTCGACACCGGCGAGGAAATCGGCCTGGAGCGCCTGGAAGCGCGCCTCACCGCCGAGCGCACCATCGACGCGCAGGAGCGTTGGGAACACCTGCAGAAGCAGATGGGCGACTGA
- the ubiG gene encoding bifunctional 2-polyprenyl-6-hydroxyphenol methylase/3-demethylubiquinol 3-O-methyltransferase UbiG produces MTTQSSTDSNFSQSELDKFGALAQRWWDPEGPQKALHALNPARLGYVAQRTPLRGARVLDVGCGAGLLSEAMAREGASVTALDLAPELVKVARLHGLESGVKVDYRLQSVESLADEMAGQFDAVTCMEMLEHVPDPGSIIRACTMLLRPGGKLFLSTLNRTPAAFALAIVGAEYVARLLPRGTHQYRDFIKPHELGAWLRDAGLSLEDVSGLMYEPWRNSARVISRTDVNYLACAAKPDVA; encoded by the coding sequence ATGACGACTCAATCCTCGACCGACAGCAACTTCAGCCAGTCCGAACTCGACAAGTTCGGCGCGCTCGCGCAGCGCTGGTGGGACCCGGAAGGCCCGCAGAAGGCGCTGCACGCCCTCAATCCCGCGCGACTGGGCTACGTGGCGCAGCGCACGCCATTGCGCGGTGCGCGCGTGCTCGACGTGGGCTGTGGCGCGGGCCTGCTCAGCGAAGCGATGGCGCGCGAGGGCGCCAGCGTCACCGCGCTCGACCTGGCACCGGAACTGGTGAAGGTCGCGCGCCTGCACGGCTTGGAATCGGGTGTGAAGGTCGACTACCGCCTGCAGTCGGTCGAATCGCTCGCCGACGAGATGGCCGGGCAATTCGATGCTGTCACCTGCATGGAAATGCTCGAGCACGTGCCCGATCCCGGCTCGATCATTCGCGCCTGCACGATGCTGCTGCGGCCGGGCGGCAAGCTGTTCCTGTCCACGCTCAACCGCACGCCGGCCGCGTTCGCGCTGGCGATCGTCGGCGCCGAATACGTCGCGCGCCTGCTGCCGCGCGGAACGCACCAGTACCGCGACTTCATCAAACCGCACGAACTGGGCGCCTGGCTGCGTGACGCCGGCCTGTCGCTGGAAGACGTGAGCGGCCTGATGTACGAGCCCTGGCGCAACAGCGCCCGCGTGATCTCGCGCACCGACGTGAACTACCTGGCCTGCGCGGCCAAGCCGGACGTGGCGTGA
- the efp gene encoding elongation factor P, whose protein sequence is MATLGMNDVKNGQKILVNNDPCIITETEYVKPGKGQAFTRVKYRSIKSGRVVEMTMKATDSVEQADVVDTDMQYLYSDGEYWHFMNQESFEQVQADKAGMGGAEKWLKGEEACVVTLWNGTPIAVQPPNFVELKITETDPGVRGDTSGGGGKPATLETGAVVRVPLFVGQEEIIKVDTRSGEYVSRVK, encoded by the coding sequence ATGGCCACCCTGGGCATGAACGACGTCAAGAACGGCCAGAAGATCCTGGTCAACAACGACCCGTGCATCATCACCGAGACCGAGTACGTCAAGCCGGGCAAGGGTCAGGCCTTCACCCGCGTGAAGTACCGCAGCATCAAGTCCGGCCGCGTGGTCGAAATGACGATGAAGGCCACCGACAGCGTCGAGCAGGCCGACGTCGTCGACACCGACATGCAGTACCTGTACTCCGACGGTGAGTACTGGCACTTCATGAACCAGGAGTCGTTCGAGCAGGTGCAGGCCGACAAGGCCGGCATGGGCGGCGCCGAGAAGTGGCTCAAGGGCGAGGAAGCCTGCGTGGTCACGCTGTGGAACGGCACCCCGATCGCCGTGCAGCCGCCGAACTTCGTCGAGCTGAAGATCACCGAGACCGACCCGGGCGTCCGTGGCGACACCTCGGGCGGCGGCGGCAAGCCGGCCACGCTGGAAACCGGCGCGGTGGTTCGCGTTCCGCTGTTCGTCGGCCAGGAAGAAATCATCAAGGTCGACACCCGCTCGGGCGAGTACGTCAGCCGAGTGAAGTGA
- the folE2 gene encoding GTP cyclohydrolase FolE2, with the protein MTTTSTTPRRLPDVAFDAAAAARPLDWVGMSNIALPLRVTGSDGETITVAASVDVAVDLKDANARGIHMSRMYLQLQDAFASETVTPAGLRRVLQTLVEKQGGISSAARLVLRYEQLLLRRALASANAGWKRYPVEIEATLREGHLHLALRFSVEYSSTCPASAALSRQLNAERFSEDFAAARPLSTAVVSEWLSSERGLAATPHAQRSRADVRVELRPAFDELPLAALIDSLEAALATPVQTAVKREDEQAFARLNAENLMFCEDAARRVAAALSADPRIERFDAQVAHFESLHAHDAVARVTGQGTSA; encoded by the coding sequence GTGACCACGACCTCGACCACTCCGCGCCGTCTCCCCGATGTCGCTTTCGACGCCGCCGCCGCGGCGCGACCGCTCGACTGGGTCGGCATGTCCAACATCGCGCTTCCGCTGCGCGTCACAGGTTCCGACGGCGAGACGATCACCGTCGCCGCATCGGTCGACGTCGCGGTGGACCTGAAGGACGCCAACGCGCGTGGCATCCACATGTCGCGCATGTACCTGCAATTGCAGGATGCCTTCGCCAGCGAGACCGTCACGCCGGCCGGCCTGCGCCGCGTGTTGCAGACGCTGGTGGAGAAGCAGGGCGGTATTTCCAGCGCGGCGCGTCTGGTGTTGCGCTACGAACAACTGCTGTTGCGTCGCGCGCTGGCCAGCGCCAATGCGGGCTGGAAGCGCTATCCGGTGGAAATCGAGGCGACGCTGCGCGAGGGGCACCTGCATCTTGCGCTGCGTTTCAGCGTCGAATACTCCAGCACCTGTCCGGCCTCTGCTGCGTTGTCGCGCCAGCTCAACGCCGAGCGCTTCTCCGAAGATTTCGCCGCCGCGCGCCCGCTTTCGACGGCGGTGGTGAGCGAGTGGCTGTCTTCCGAGCGCGGGCTGGCCGCCACGCCGCACGCGCAGCGCAGCCGCGCCGACGTGCGCGTGGAACTGCGCCCGGCCTTCGACGAACTCCCGCTTGCGGCGTTGATCGACTCCCTCGAGGCGGCGCTGGCCACCCCGGTGCAGACGGCCGTGAAGCGCGAGGACGAACAGGCCTTCGCCCGCCTCAACGCCGAGAACCTGATGTTCTGCGAGGACGCCGCCCGCCGGGTGGCGGCCGCGCTGTCGGCCGATCCGAGGATCGAGCGTTTCGACGCACAGGTGGCCCATTTCGAGAGCCTGCACGCCCACGACGCCGTGGCGCGGGTCACGGGGCAGGGCACCTCGGCCTGA
- the yidD gene encoding membrane protein insertion efficiency factor YidD, producing the protein MIDRLLIVVLRGYKRWISPLLGPRCRFHPTCSEYAMQAIARFGAFKGGWLALRRILRCHPLHPGGIDPVPEPSSGKHSCHRPLRR; encoded by the coding sequence GTGATCGACCGTCTCCTCATCGTCGTGCTGCGCGGCTACAAGCGCTGGATCAGTCCGCTGCTTGGTCCGCGCTGCCGCTTCCACCCGACCTGTTCGGAATACGCCATGCAGGCCATCGCCCGTTTCGGCGCGTTCAAGGGCGGCTGGCTTGCGTTGCGCCGGATCCTGCGTTGCCATCCCCTTCACCCGGGCGGGATCGATCCCGTGCCGGAACCTTCATCCGGGAAACACTCATGCCATCGACCCCTTCGACGCTGA
- a CDS encoding dihydroorotase, with amino-acid sequence MPSTPSTLIVNARLVNEGREFDGDLRFEDGQIAQIGSGLSARANETVIDAAGRRLLPGMIDDQVHFREPGMEYKADMATESAAAVAGGLTTFMDMPNTSPPTLDAAALEDKYRRAAGRAWGNYGFYMGASNDNLAAIQSLDPRSAPGIKVFMGASTGNMLVDNPEILDGIFRDAPTPIITHCEDTPMIDVELARYKAKYGDDIPAACHPDIRSREACMKSTQLALSLARKHDSRLHVLHISTADELALFERGPLVRADGSRKRITAETCIHFTRFDRADYARLGHLIKCNPAIKDASDREAIIQALADDVLDVLATDHAPHTLEEKARPYTGAPSGLPLVQYALNAALELVHEGRLTTAQVVQKFAHAPAQLFDVIGRGFLREGYAADLVLIDDTPFTVQREDVLSKCGWSPFEGTTFRSRIASTWVNGMLAWDGRQLVGQPQGQRLAFDR; translated from the coding sequence ATGCCATCGACCCCTTCGACGCTGATCGTCAACGCCCGCCTGGTCAACGAAGGCCGCGAATTCGACGGCGACCTGCGCTTCGAGGACGGCCAGATCGCGCAGATCGGCAGCGGCCTGTCGGCGCGCGCCAACGAAACGGTGATCGACGCCGCCGGCCGTCGCCTGCTGCCGGGCATGATCGACGACCAGGTGCATTTCCGCGAACCGGGCATGGAATACAAAGCGGACATGGCGACCGAATCGGCCGCGGCCGTCGCCGGCGGCCTGACCACGTTCATGGACATGCCCAACACCAGCCCGCCCACGCTCGACGCGGCGGCGCTGGAGGACAAGTACCGGCGCGCCGCCGGCCGCGCCTGGGGCAACTACGGCTTCTACATGGGCGCCAGCAACGACAACCTGGCCGCCATCCAGTCGCTGGACCCGCGCAGCGCGCCGGGCATCAAGGTCTTCATGGGCGCCTCCACGGGCAACATGCTGGTGGACAACCCGGAGATCCTCGACGGCATCTTCCGCGACGCGCCCACGCCGATCATCACGCACTGCGAAGACACGCCGATGATCGACGTCGAACTCGCCCGCTACAAGGCGAAGTACGGCGACGACATCCCGGCCGCGTGCCACCCGGACATCCGTTCGCGCGAGGCATGCATGAAGTCCACGCAGCTGGCGCTGTCGCTGGCGCGCAAGCACGACTCGCGCCTGCACGTGCTGCACATCAGCACCGCCGACGAACTGGCGTTGTTCGAGCGTGGCCCGCTGGTGCGCGCCGACGGCAGCCGCAAGCGCATCACCGCCGAAACCTGCATCCACTTCACGCGCTTCGATCGCGCCGACTATGCGCGCCTGGGGCACCTGATCAAGTGCAATCCGGCGATCAAGGACGCCAGCGATCGCGAGGCGATCATCCAGGCGCTGGCCGATGACGTGCTGGACGTGCTCGCCACCGACCACGCGCCGCACACGCTGGAAGAAAAGGCGCGGCCGTACACCGGCGCGCCCAGCGGCCTGCCGCTGGTGCAGTACGCACTGAACGCCGCGCTCGAACTGGTGCACGAAGGACGACTGACCACCGCGCAGGTGGTGCAGAAGTTCGCGCACGCGCCGGCGCAGCTGTTCGACGTGATCGGACGCGGCTTCCTGCGCGAAGGCTACGCAGCCGACCTGGTGCTGATCGACGACACGCCGTTCACCGTGCAGCGCGAGGACGTGCTGTCCAAGTGCGGCTGGTCGCCGTTCGAAGGCACGACGTTCCGTTCCCGCATCGCTTCGACCTGGGTCAACGGCATGCTCGCGTGGGACGGCCGCCAGCTGGTGGGCCAGCCGCAGGGCCAGCGCCTGGCCTTCGATCGATGA
- a CDS encoding phytoene/squalene synthase family protein translates to MTAPDRDEALDSFLDKWRARWPEWGVAQVFVPLHQRDTALAWAALLQELTDAAWGGDDARPGEAKLAWWMEELQGWSRGVRRHPLGIALQKLPAPWQVLAAAVPSLRETRERPRDRDDAFAMLKSFAQAAGEVEASLFSGTADGLALVQAGLLHARLAHTGESAAPLSVLARSGEGAMAHAWGDELSRHWPNATATRPRRLWAALARQRLRRGDAATPLPPWSALWTAWHGARG, encoded by the coding sequence ATGACGGCACCCGACCGCGACGAGGCGCTCGACAGCTTCCTCGACAAATGGCGCGCGCGCTGGCCGGAGTGGGGCGTGGCGCAGGTCTTCGTGCCGCTGCATCAGCGCGACACGGCACTGGCCTGGGCCGCACTGCTGCAGGAACTGACGGATGCGGCCTGGGGCGGCGATGACGCCCGCCCGGGCGAGGCGAAGCTGGCGTGGTGGATGGAAGAGCTGCAGGGCTGGTCGCGCGGCGTCCGTCGGCATCCGCTGGGCATCGCGCTGCAGAAGCTGCCGGCGCCCTGGCAGGTGCTCGCGGCGGCCGTCCCGTCGTTGCGCGAAACCCGCGAGCGCCCGCGCGATCGCGACGACGCCTTCGCCATGTTGAAGTCGTTCGCGCAGGCCGCGGGCGAGGTCGAGGCGTCGCTGTTCAGCGGGACCGCGGACGGCCTGGCGCTCGTGCAGGCCGGCCTGCTGCATGCACGGCTGGCGCACACCGGCGAGTCGGCCGCCCCGCTGAGCGTGCTGGCCCGGTCCGGCGAGGGCGCGATGGCGCACGCCTGGGGAGACGAACTGTCCAGGCACTGGCCGAACGCCACCGCCACCCGGCCGCGACGCCTGTGGGCCGCGCTGGCCCGCCAGCGTCTGCGTCGCGGTGACGCCGCCACGCCGCTGCCGCCCTGGTCGGCCCTGTGGACCGCCTGGCACGGCGCACGCGGGTAA